The nucleotide sequence TGGGTGAATACTTACAAAAGAGAGAATGCTTAGGTGGTGTGGTGATTTTGATGGATATTCGACATCCATTAAAAGATCTTGATCAACAGATGATTGAATGGGCAGTTTCAGCAGATTTACCCGTTTTATTACTATTGACCAAAGCGGATAAATTAAGTCAATCCGCTCGCTCTAAACAAGTAAAAATGGTGCGAGAGGCAATTTTGCCTTTTCAGGGCGATATTCAAGTTGAGGCTTACTCAGCATTAAATAAAATTGGCGTGGATAAGCTCTCAGCTAAATTAGATAGCTGGTTTGCCCCTATTTTTGAAACGGAATAAATGAGGAATTAAGTATGTACAATTTAGAAGGATTACGTTCTGAAACCGATGAAATTATTGAGAATTTATTAAAAGACGGTTCAGATCCTGACGCACTTTATATTATTGAGCACCACGTGGCACACAGTGATTTTGATAAATTAGAGAAATTAGTGGTTGATGCTTATAAACTTGGCTATGAAATTTCTGAAGCGGAAGAAGTAGAAGAAGAAAATGGCAAAGTTATTTTCGTGTGTGATATTGTGAGTGAAATTAACTTAAACGCGGAACTCATTACGGCACAACAGAAAGAATTACTGCCTTTAATTGAAAAAGCGGGTGCTGAATATGAAGGCTGGGGAACGTATTTTGAAGACCCAAATGCCGATGACGATGAGTACGGTGATGATGGTGAGTTCTTCGATGATGAAGACGATGATTTTGATGATGAGCCAACTCATCATTAAAAATACAAGCGGTGGATTTATGTAAATTTTTTGCATAATTTCACCGCTTGTCTTACATTTAGGATAATCCTTTTTTGATCCAATAGTGATAGGGAGAGGTAGAAACCTCTTTTTGCAGGAGCTGATGATCCATAAATTCGCAGAAACTTGGAATATCACGCGTAGTTGCTGGGTCATCGGCGATTATGTGTAAAATTTCGCCATCTTCCATCGTGCGGATTGTTTTACGAGTCAGCATTACCGGCTCAGGGCAACGTAGCCCTAAGGTATCTAATTCTTTATCTATAACTAAT is from Mannheimia varigena and encodes:
- the yihA gene encoding ribosome biogenesis GTP-binding protein YihA/YsxC: MKLNYHKTHFLTSAPDIRHLPEDIGVEIAFAGRSNAGKSTALNALTNQKSLARTSKTPGRTQLINLFEVEPNCKLVDLPGYGYAAVPEQMKIQWQKALGEYLQKRECLGGVVILMDIRHPLKDLDQQMIEWAVSADLPVLLLLTKADKLSQSARSKQVKMVREAILPFQGDIQVEAYSALNKIGVDKLSAKLDSWFAPIFETE
- the rraB gene encoding ribonuclease E inhibitor RraB produces the protein MYNLEGLRSETDEIIENLLKDGSDPDALYIIEHHVAHSDFDKLEKLVVDAYKLGYEISEAEEVEEENGKVIFVCDIVSEINLNAELITAQQKELLPLIEKAGAEYEGWGTYFEDPNADDDEYGDDGEFFDDEDDDFDDEPTHH
- the tusA gene encoding sulfurtransferase TusA translates to MNKLVIDKELDTLGLRCPEPVMLTRKTIRTMEDGEILHIIADDPATTRDIPSFCEFMDHQLLQKEVSTSPYHYWIKKGLS